The DNA window GGTTTACCGCTGCAAGCTCTTTGTGATCTGGACAATGCAGAGACTTTTTGGAAATAACGCGGCATCGGTGTCAGCATCTGCACACGACTCAATGTTTCTCTAATCAGCTGAACTCAGGCATGAGGATGTGATGTGAGTGTGATGTGAGGGATTTATGACGTGGTCTCACGGGTACTTCTGCCCAAAATGCGAGTGCAGGTGGGTAAAACACCTGTGTCGGGATCTACTCCCATGTGGCTGTGGGATTAGGATAGAGGATGCTGTCTACATCTACACAAAGCGGTATGCAAGGGCGGGCATGGAAATACACATAGCTTTCAAGGGATACGTGCTGGAAGACTTCATACCACGTGAGGAGAGCTATGAGGATGCAGTAAAAAGGCTTTACAGGAAAGTGGAGGAGGATTTGCGTCGGCATCCTGGTCTGGATGCATCTACGCTCAAAAAAGCCATAGACAATGCGCTGTTCGGGAGAAGCCTCAACCTAGGGGATTGGCCAGAGAGATGCGGGAAGTGCGAGCATTTCAATAGTGTGTATGACAGAAAGAAGTGTGAGATTCACGACTGGTGCTCGGTGGGCTGTAAAGACTTCTTAAAAAGAGAAGATGGGAGTTTGGATTCGGTGCCCTAATCCATAGAGGTGGTTTTATTGCAAGGTTTGTCAAGGCAAAGAGTGAAAAGGATAGTCTGGATCCTGATAGCTGCCGGTCTGATTGATTCAGCCTACCTGCTCTACATCAACATCCTCAACACCTGCTCCTTTAATGTGTGCTCCCTCTCACCTCTGCCCCCTCAGTACCTCAGTACCTGCCAGCTCTTCTTGGTTTGCTGTGGTTCTCCTTCTCCGTGTCCATCTTCAGCAAAAAGGTGCCGAGAATTCTGCTGGAAGCGTGGAGGGTTAGCGGAGTTGCTGGAGCCTCTTTCCTCGGGACCTACGCCCTCCTGAGCCACTACTACTGTCCACTCTGTTTCACCGCATATGCAATTGGCCTCCTTCTTATCTGGCTTTCAAGACACGTTCAATGATCATCCTTTTATTAACAATTCTCACACTAACCGGATCGCCCTCCTCAACTCCGAGCAGTTTCCTGATCTGCCTGCCGATATACAACAAATAACTTTAATTTCGAGTTGAGTTTCTAAACCAATATCTATTTTAAAACCCTCCATACCCTCACAACCTCTGCCTTGGCTGGCTTTCCTTCAACAAAAATTTCTATAGCTCTATGCTTTCCCGTTTGGTGGATTAGCCTTGGCTTTGACACCTTTCTGCCAACACACCTGATCTTCTCCCCTTCAATCCTCTGGTTCGACATATCCCTCCTCCCACAGCTCCAAAAGAATGTCGTTCACAAGGCTGAGATCAATTCTCAATGCATCGGCAATTTCATCAGCCCGGATTCTCTCCTTTCCCGTGATAAATTCAATAATTTCCCTCTTTGCCTGTTCTCTCGGGATGTCTCTGAGTTCAACCACCTCAAGCCCCCTCAGTTCCTCAGCGTAATGCCTGATTGCCTCTCTGATTGCCTCAGCCTTGGATATCTTCAGTTTTTTAATGATGATGTCGAGTTCTTTCTCAACTTCCGTTAAGTCCACGGGATAAACATACCTCTGCATGGTATAAGTCGTATAGATTGGTATAAAAACTTGTTGGTTTGACAATTTGTTTTGGTGCTTTTATTTTTCTACAAGTTAATTAAAAATTCTCAAACTAAATCAAAGAAGTGCAATTACTGTGAGGTGCGGAAACTCTGTTAGAGCTGCGAAATGCCTCAAATACGGTTAGAAGTCCTGTATTATTTAGACCCAATATATCTAAAGTTCAAACTAAATATCTGCCCTATTTTCTTTGATAGTTCTGCTTTCCATTAGATAATGGATTTCAGGAATAAAAATTGCATTATCGCTGTTCTTCTGCTTCTCGAACTACTTTGAAGGGATATATTGGCAGATATAGCTGGAAGTCCTTTTTAAATATGCATGCATTTTCAGGACTTCAGGGAGGCTCTGGAAAAAAGATATATACGGGTAGTGTTAATTTTATTGAGACATTTTAGGTGGTGTAGAAAAGCAGGTATCCTGAAAATGGATATTGAAAGCCATATACAACCGTGTACTAACTCAAGCAGAAATCATTGAAAGTGCAATGGAATACGAATTGCGAGCTGAACGTTCAAAAAGCTCTGATACTGTCAATAAATCTTAACCTCTTCGGAATTGGTGGGTGTGTTGACAGAAACTCTTGCATTGGTGAAACCCTTGCTTTCTTCAGCCTTTCTATGTCTATTCTTGATATTGGCTCAGCCACTGCATTAACGAAAGCGTATATAAACAGGGTTTTAAGCTTGCTTTCAGCAACAACATCTGCATATCTCGGGTAGTGGTTGTAGAACAGATGTATTTTTGCAAGACTTCTCTGCATTGATTCTTTGCTTGTAGCTCTCACACCCTCAAAGTCCGCATAATATTCTCTGAGTCTGCTGAAGGCAAGAACGAGTATCTGAACGATGAAAGACACTATGACAGCAGCAAAACCCACAGCTGCGAGCTGCATCCCCCTTCTGTCATCTCTGAAGGATGCATGAATCAGAGCATAGCCAAGGTAGAAGATTACAGATGGGAGAAGGCCAAATAGGAGCATAACAAGGTTGTCTCTGTGTTTGTGATGCCCGAGTTCATGACCAATTACAGCTTCCAGCTCATCTCTGTCAAGCATGTTTATAAGGCTGTCAGAAACTGCAACGTACTTTCCTGTCAGAATGTTTCCGTATGCAAAGGCATTTGGTGGGGAAGAAACAACTACTGCCTTAGGAGGATTTACGTTTAGTCTTCTCGCTACGTTGTTTACAACCATCTGCAGTGCTTCATCTCTCCTGGCCCCATAAGTTGCATTGATGATGAAGGGTGAAATCAGGTACATCAGCAGATTTATGGCAATGAGAAAGATGATAAGTCCATAAAAGCTGATGTAGTAGCCTGCAAAGCTCAGGATAACATATATTACGCCCGCCGAAATAGAAATAATAAGAATTGCCAGCAGAACCATTGAGGTTAGCAGAGAGAAGTTCCCCGAAACTCTGCTTGCAACCTTCGGGGCTACGGTGCTGGCCAACATCAGCATTACAGCATATCCGAGCATTGCCAGCAGTATGTAGATCGGGTCAAAGAGGAACATCATATTGGATATTGTTGTGGATCGGATTATAAATTATTTTGAGGTTGCTTGGCGGGCTGTGCGGTAGAGCATCAGATGATACTGACCTTGTAGACTCCTTTCATCAGTAGCACATCCCACTAATTTTTGGTATAAGCTCCTCGAATGCTGCCACTATCTCAACTTCCTTCCTCGTTTTGAGGAGGTTGACCATGTACTCCACAAAATCATTCACAACCTCAGGGTCCTTCACGGGGAACCTGTCCTTGTCCCTTTTCAGGTTCAGCATCCTGATCACCTCATCCCTTCCTTCCTTCAAAAGCGTGCACACTATCTCCTTCGAAAGCTTCTTTGAAAGTATGCCAGCCTCCATGAACTCCCTCAGCCTTGCAATGTCTCCTGCTTCAACGC is part of the Ferroglobus placidus DSM 10642 genome and encodes:
- a CDS encoding zinc metalloprotease HtpX yields the protein MMFLFDPIYILLAMLGYAVMLMLASTVAPKVASRVSGNFSLLTSMVLLAILIISISAGVIYVILSFAGYYISFYGLIIFLIAINLLMYLISPFIINATYGARRDEALQMVVNNVARRLNVNPPKAVVVSSPPNAFAYGNILTGKYVAVSDSLINMLDRDELEAVIGHELGHHKHRDNLVMLLFGLLPSVIFYLGYALIHASFRDDRRGMQLAAVGFAAVIVSFIVQILVLAFSRLREYYADFEGVRATSKESMQRSLAKIHLFYNHYPRYADVVAESKLKTLFIYAFVNAVAEPISRIDIERLKKARVSPMQEFLSTHPPIPKRLRFIDSIRAF
- a CDS encoding winged helix-turn-helix domain-containing protein, with protein sequence MQRYVYPVDLTEVEKELDIIIKKLKISKAEAIREAIRHYAEELRGLEVVELRDIPREQAKREIIEFITGKERIRADEIADALRIDLSLVNDILLELWEEGYVEPED